In Qipengyuania psychrotolerans, one DNA window encodes the following:
- a CDS encoding NAD(P)/FAD-dependent oxidoreductase, whose protein sequence is MEEVECIVIGAGVVGLACGAAIARSGREVLVLEAESAIGLHASSRNSEVIHAGIYYPQGSLKAKLCRRGKEQLYAYAKDRKLPHKRLGKLIVATCADQIDQLEEIRARAAANGVTDLRMLDRAEAQEMEPAVECHAALHSPSTGIIDSHALMLSLQADLEEAGGMVVLRTPITVCSVESGGFIVETAGKESLRLRARQVVNCAGMMAPQVARQFAGLDASTIPEPHFSIGHYYRLAGPSPCKRLVYPVPEQGGLGVHLTLDLGGQARFGPDVRWIDEIDYRFDDSRADEFVAAIRTYLPGIDRENLSADYTGIRPKIVGPGQPAADFRIDSQKVHGVAGLVNLFGIESPGLTSSLAIADYVAGLLPCRSALPPSSH, encoded by the coding sequence ATGGAAGAAGTCGAGTGCATCGTGATCGGCGCAGGCGTCGTGGGCTTGGCCTGCGGGGCGGCAATCGCTCGCTCTGGACGTGAAGTGCTTGTTCTAGAGGCCGAATCCGCAATCGGACTGCACGCAAGCAGCCGCAATTCGGAAGTTATCCATGCCGGTATCTATTATCCGCAAGGCAGCTTGAAAGCCAAGCTTTGTCGGCGCGGGAAAGAGCAGCTGTATGCCTATGCTAAAGATCGCAAATTGCCGCACAAGCGCCTTGGCAAGTTGATTGTGGCGACCTGCGCTGACCAGATTGACCAGCTGGAGGAAATTCGTGCGCGGGCCGCGGCGAACGGTGTTACCGATCTGCGAATGCTGGACCGCGCAGAGGCCCAGGAAATGGAACCGGCGGTCGAGTGTCATGCCGCGCTCCATTCCCCGTCGACCGGCATCATCGACAGTCATGCGCTGATGCTTTCACTTCAAGCCGATCTGGAAGAGGCCGGCGGCATGGTGGTGTTGCGAACGCCGATCACCGTCTGCAGCGTCGAAAGTGGCGGCTTCATCGTAGAAACGGCAGGCAAAGAGTCCCTGCGATTGCGCGCGCGGCAAGTGGTGAATTGCGCCGGGATGATGGCACCGCAAGTGGCGCGGCAATTTGCCGGGCTGGATGCGTCGACCATTCCCGAACCGCATTTCTCGATCGGCCACTATTACCGGCTGGCCGGACCTTCTCCATGCAAACGGCTGGTATATCCCGTGCCGGAGCAAGGCGGCCTGGGGGTTCACCTGACGCTGGATCTTGGAGGCCAAGCCAGGTTCGGGCCGGACGTGCGCTGGATCGATGAAATCGATTATCGTTTCGACGATAGCAGAGCCGACGAATTCGTGGCCGCAATCAGGACATATCTGCCCGGTATCGACCGCGAAAACCTGTCGGCGGACTACACCGGGATAAGACCAAAGATTGTCGGACCCGGCCAGCCGGCAGCCGATTTTCGGATAGATAGCCAGAAGGTGCACGGAGTGGCCGGTCTGGTGAACCTGTTCGGAATCGAATCGCCCGGTTTGACCTCCAGCCTTGCCATTGCGGATTACGTCGCGGGATTGCTGCCATGTCGGTCGGCCCTGCCGCCCTCAAGCCATTGA
- a CDS encoding Crp/Fnr family transcriptional regulator, with product MDISPSEPTLNFCQACAVRNRAICADLDPGELQALNSIGRRRKVEAGEQLLWEGDDAIVVANVVEGLLKLSTQTAEGKEQILGLAYPSDFLGRPFGEKTPYGVEALTPALVCTFQRTDFDRFAREHPRLEHKLLERTLAELDRTRRWMLLLGRMNAEQKVATFLLEMADRLAPSTCGADVGSLGQMELPLSRQQIADVLGLTIETVSRQLSKMRSENVIDLPSRREVVIVDRGGLEDRSA from the coding sequence ATGGATATCTCGCCGTCCGAACCGACCCTGAATTTCTGTCAGGCCTGTGCCGTACGCAATCGGGCGATCTGCGCCGATCTTGATCCGGGCGAACTCCAGGCCCTCAATTCGATCGGCCGCAGGCGCAAGGTCGAAGCTGGCGAACAACTGCTATGGGAAGGCGATGACGCGATTGTCGTCGCGAATGTCGTCGAAGGCCTGCTGAAACTCTCGACCCAGACTGCGGAAGGCAAGGAGCAGATTCTTGGCCTGGCCTATCCATCGGATTTTCTCGGCCGGCCGTTCGGCGAGAAAACACCTTATGGGGTCGAAGCCCTGACCCCGGCACTGGTGTGCACATTCCAGCGGACGGATTTTGACCGGTTTGCACGCGAACATCCGCGGCTCGAGCATAAGCTCCTCGAACGGACGTTGGCGGAACTGGACCGCACGCGCCGTTGGATGTTGCTGCTGGGCCGGATGAATGCAGAGCAGAAAGTAGCGACGTTTCTGCTGGAGATGGCGGACCGATTGGCGCCGAGTACGTGCGGCGCGGATGTCGGCAGTCTTGGCCAGATGGAATTGCCGCTTTCGCGCCAGCAGATCGCCGATGTCCTCGGCCTCACCATCGAGACCGTAAGTCGTCAGCTGTCGAAAATGCGCAGCGAGAACGTGATCGACCTCCCCTCACGCCGAGAAGTTGTAATTGTCGACCGCGGCGGCCTCGAAGACCGCTCAGCCTGA
- a CDS encoding HlyD family type I secretion periplasmic adaptor subunit, with translation MNLPIQSQSEPELAGEDPPERHIEDWIDEIEPGRASRWLFWGITLFFILFLLWAAIAEIDRTVRGMGRVVSSSDLQVITSLEGGILEEILVEPGDEVAQGAPLLRLDPTETGANLGSNTSAAEALDMKVARLTAEIGGRAPRYPAPADAEAARQLEVERALYSSRQSALRSALSAGRAQLERARQGVNEAQAAVASRQSTLTRTENELAMVRPLVENGIEPRLSLTRAESDASSARSDLAGARAMLASSQAQVAEANANLARIQQDWREQAASELAIAQAELDSRSSSITALQDRFERTVLRAPTKGLVSRVLVSTRGSAVSPGEPLVELVPGDDTLLIEARIAPQDIGNVRIGQKAKIGITAYDQTVYGSLDGEVTNISADSIQDPQTGEIYYAVRVTAQETLTGPGGQELPIGSGMIADVSLLGDKRTVLQYILTPITRLSETAFRE, from the coding sequence GTGAATCTGCCGATCCAATCGCAATCCGAACCAGAGCTTGCCGGAGAGGACCCGCCCGAGCGCCATATTGAAGACTGGATCGACGAGATCGAGCCCGGACGCGCCTCGAGATGGCTGTTCTGGGGCATCACGTTATTCTTCATCCTGTTTCTGCTGTGGGCGGCGATTGCAGAAATCGACCGCACCGTGCGCGGCATGGGCCGGGTTGTCTCCAGCAGTGACCTGCAGGTCATCACGAGCCTTGAGGGCGGGATACTCGAAGAAATCCTGGTCGAACCCGGTGACGAAGTGGCGCAGGGCGCACCGCTTCTGAGGCTCGATCCGACTGAAACAGGCGCGAACCTCGGAAGCAATACTTCGGCGGCGGAGGCCCTCGACATGAAGGTGGCACGGTTGACCGCCGAGATTGGCGGCCGCGCTCCGCGCTATCCGGCTCCGGCCGATGCCGAGGCCGCGCGCCAGTTAGAAGTCGAGCGCGCTCTCTACTCGTCGCGCCAGTCCGCTTTGCGCAGCGCATTGTCGGCAGGACGAGCCCAGCTTGAGCGGGCGCGACAGGGTGTCAACGAGGCGCAGGCAGCAGTAGCCTCCAGGCAAAGCACGCTCACCCGGACCGAGAACGAACTGGCCATGGTGCGGCCGCTCGTCGAGAACGGGATCGAGCCCCGGCTCAGCCTGACGCGCGCCGAGAGCGATGCTTCGAGCGCGCGTAGTGACCTGGCAGGCGCACGAGCCATGCTGGCCAGTTCGCAGGCGCAGGTCGCCGAAGCAAATGCGAACCTTGCCCGCATCCAGCAGGACTGGCGCGAGCAAGCGGCAAGCGAACTCGCGATTGCACAGGCTGAACTCGACTCGCGATCCAGTTCGATTACGGCTCTGCAAGACCGGTTCGAGCGCACGGTCCTGCGTGCACCGACAAAGGGCCTTGTCAGCCGGGTTCTTGTTTCGACGCGCGGGAGCGCAGTGTCCCCCGGCGAGCCATTGGTCGAGCTCGTGCCCGGCGACGACACCCTGCTGATCGAAGCGCGGATTGCACCGCAGGACATTGGCAATGTCCGGATCGGGCAGAAGGCGAAGATCGGCATTACCGCGTACGATCAAACGGTTTACGGGTCTCTCGATGGCGAGGTTACGAATATCTCCGCCGACTCGATCCAAGATCCACAGACCGGTGAAATCTACTACGCGGTGCGGGTGACAGCACAGGAAACCCTGACCGGGCCAGGAGGACAAGAACTGCCCATCGGTTCTGGCATGATCGCCGATGTTAGCCTGCTCGGCGATAAGCGCACGGTGCTGCAGTACATTCTCACGCCAATCACGCGCCTCAGCGAAACCGCGTTCCGCGAATAG
- a CDS encoding type I secretion system permease/ATPase — protein MSDNTLVEMPDKRIADWLWQPIRRNWRTYSKVAIAAALINLFGLASALFTMTVYDRVVPNSAFGSLLALSIGLGVIILFDFILKLLRAYFVDFAGTRIDQEVGEDAFDRLLAMRLELRRGSTGQLTGMIRELETIRDFFASATLVAVVDLPFIIITLIVVAVIGGWVVLVPALMVPLVVLVGLAAQPALQRIAAKTFGEGLLKQSVLIETVGSIEHVKVSGAHDMLKRRWRDAVQEHSRSNMRQRLISSIGTTFATSAGVISYAGVVIVGVFAVAANNLTLGGLIACSILAGRAIAPLAQISQLVGRITATRTAYRQVRILMEQPSEGPESEPLQPGSTSGSIELRDVTFQYPDTSTPALEKVNLKIEPGEHVALLGRVGSGKSTVARMILGLYPPQQGMVLIDGLDVAQFDPYSMRAQIGSILQEPALFSGSIRENIVLERPFIDDDEMLRASRLSGTDQFVSRIANGYDLKLVDRGEGLSGGQRQSVAIARALAGKPPIVVMDEPSSAMDAQSETGLIERLEGDLKGRTLIVITHRQPLLKLVDRIIILDRGKVIADGPRDAVLAKLAKGGQQP, from the coding sequence GTGAGCGACAATACGCTCGTCGAAATGCCGGACAAACGGATTGCTGATTGGCTGTGGCAGCCGATCAGGCGCAATTGGCGCACCTATTCGAAAGTTGCGATTGCAGCGGCGCTGATCAATCTGTTCGGCCTCGCCAGCGCATTGTTCACGATGACGGTTTACGACCGCGTCGTTCCAAACTCTGCCTTCGGCTCACTGCTCGCCTTGTCGATCGGGCTGGGCGTCATCATCCTGTTTGATTTCATCCTGAAGCTGCTGCGCGCATATTTTGTCGATTTCGCAGGGACGCGGATTGATCAGGAAGTGGGCGAAGACGCGTTCGATCGCTTGCTGGCAATGCGGCTCGAGCTTCGCAGGGGGTCCACCGGCCAGTTGACCGGCATGATCCGCGAACTTGAGACAATTCGCGACTTTTTCGCCTCGGCTACTTTGGTCGCTGTGGTCGATCTGCCGTTCATTATCATTACCCTGATCGTCGTGGCCGTGATTGGCGGCTGGGTAGTATTGGTGCCGGCCTTGATGGTGCCATTGGTCGTTCTCGTCGGATTGGCGGCACAGCCGGCGCTCCAGCGGATCGCGGCCAAGACATTCGGCGAGGGCTTGCTCAAGCAGTCCGTGCTGATCGAGACGGTCGGAAGTATTGAACACGTCAAGGTTTCCGGGGCGCACGACATGCTCAAGCGCCGATGGCGCGATGCGGTGCAGGAACATTCGCGCAGCAATATGCGGCAGCGGCTGATTTCCTCGATCGGGACCACTTTCGCCACATCCGCCGGAGTTATCTCCTACGCTGGCGTTGTTATTGTCGGCGTCTTCGCAGTGGCGGCGAACAATCTGACGCTGGGCGGCCTGATCGCTTGCTCCATCCTTGCTGGCCGCGCCATCGCACCGCTCGCGCAGATATCTCAGCTTGTCGGGCGCATTACCGCGACCCGCACGGCCTATCGGCAGGTCCGTATTTTGATGGAGCAGCCCAGCGAAGGCCCTGAAAGCGAGCCTCTCCAACCGGGCTCGACATCAGGTTCGATTGAACTGCGGGACGTGACCTTCCAGTACCCCGACACTTCTACGCCAGCTCTGGAGAAGGTGAATCTCAAGATCGAGCCGGGCGAACATGTGGCCCTTCTCGGCCGGGTTGGGTCGGGCAAGTCAACTGTCGCTCGAATGATCCTCGGGCTGTATCCGCCGCAACAAGGCATGGTCCTGATTGACGGTCTGGATGTTGCGCAATTCGATCCGTATTCGATGCGCGCCCAGATCGGCTCGATCCTGCAGGAACCGGCTCTGTTTTCAGGCTCGATCCGCGAAAATATCGTTCTCGAGCGTCCCTTTATCGATGATGACGAGATGCTTCGCGCCTCGCGTCTTTCCGGGACCGACCAGTTTGTTTCGCGCATCGCCAATGGCTACGATCTCAAGCTGGTGGACCGGGGCGAGGGCCTGTCGGGCGGGCAACGCCAGTCGGTCGCGATTGCGCGGGCGTTGGCAGGCAAACCCCCGATCGTGGTCATGGACGAGCCGTCGAGCGCTATGGATGCGCAGTCGGAAACCGGCCTCATCGAACGGCTCGAAGGCGATCTCAAAGGGCGTACGTTGATCGTCATCACGCACCGCCAGCCGTTGCTGAAGCTGGTCGACCGGATCATCATCCTAGATCGCGGCAAGGTCATTGCAGATGGCCCGCGCGATGCTGTGCTGGCAAAGCTGGCGAAGGGAGGGCAGCAGCCGTGA
- a CDS encoding TolC family protein, whose protein sequence is MRLLSGSGLLMALGAAIALPASAARAQEQGIQADPAEGLPEPEARPLAIDFTDDPVLALADATADAEAFRTIVVAALEESPTGREARALEEVADARLSEARSAYMPTVDLGVTGFTTLERNFTDDPSNFLERSRPRERVDFNLNYAHTLWDFGAIDASVRSATARLRAAGYDREARTSEVAGDVTSAWTQVFAFQSLERLLEGYLAAQDGLAAAVEKRIERGVSAEGDRARVASLKAQAMVQLAQITRRRASAEARFRQLSGTQAPEGLLRPPILDATQISQEYAALAAETAPQVKSAQAVADARDADADAAGAQRLPRLSARIDSARYGFTEPSRKDYDTRATLDLTWRIFGGGVWERARAAGAEADAADAVADRIREEAIRDAEIAWSDVQALETQLAALEDAYKASRQSRDIVVARFGALRGSLFDVADAQNVYLDAASAYIQALTELDQARYILLLRTGRLLDTLGLEQGTAT, encoded by the coding sequence GTGAGGCTGCTTTCTGGATCGGGACTGCTGATGGCGCTGGGCGCAGCTATTGCTCTGCCAGCCTCGGCTGCACGTGCCCAGGAACAGGGCATCCAGGCAGATCCCGCAGAAGGATTGCCGGAGCCCGAGGCGCGCCCGCTCGCGATCGATTTTACCGATGATCCCGTGCTCGCGCTTGCCGATGCGACGGCAGACGCCGAAGCTTTTCGGACAATTGTCGTAGCGGCGCTCGAAGAAAGCCCGACCGGGCGCGAAGCGCGTGCACTGGAAGAAGTAGCCGACGCCCGGCTTTCCGAAGCGCGCAGTGCCTACATGCCCACAGTCGATCTTGGCGTGACCGGGTTCACTACGCTGGAACGGAACTTCACCGACGATCCGAGCAACTTTCTCGAGCGGTCTCGACCGCGTGAACGCGTCGATTTCAATCTCAACTATGCGCATACGCTCTGGGATTTTGGCGCCATTGATGCCTCTGTGAGGTCCGCGACGGCAAGATTGCGAGCCGCCGGATATGACCGCGAAGCGCGCACCAGCGAGGTTGCAGGGGACGTGACATCCGCGTGGACACAGGTGTTTGCTTTCCAGTCGCTCGAGCGTCTGCTCGAAGGCTACCTGGCTGCGCAGGACGGACTGGCAGCAGCAGTCGAAAAGCGGATCGAACGCGGCGTATCAGCCGAAGGGGATAGGGCACGGGTCGCTTCCTTGAAGGCTCAGGCCATGGTTCAGCTCGCTCAGATCACACGCCGCCGCGCCAGCGCCGAAGCGCGGTTCCGCCAATTGAGCGGTACGCAAGCGCCTGAAGGCCTGCTCCGCCCGCCTATCCTTGATGCCACCCAGATATCGCAGGAATATGCTGCCCTGGCGGCCGAAACGGCGCCGCAGGTCAAAAGCGCCCAGGCGGTAGCCGATGCGCGCGATGCAGATGCAGATGCCGCTGGAGCACAGAGACTGCCACGCCTGTCCGCGCGGATCGACAGTGCGCGGTATGGCTTCACGGAGCCCAGCCGCAAAGATTACGACACGCGCGCAACGCTGGACCTGACGTGGCGCATATTCGGCGGGGGCGTGTGGGAGCGCGCCCGTGCCGCCGGTGCGGAAGCCGATGCGGCAGATGCCGTGGCCGACCGCATTCGCGAAGAAGCGATCCGCGACGCGGAAATCGCGTGGTCCGACGTGCAGGCCTTGGAAACCCAGCTCGCAGCACTGGAAGATGCGTACAAGGCGTCACGCCAATCGCGCGACATTGTGGTGGCCAGGTTCGGAGCCTTGCGGGGAAGCCTGTTCGACGTTGCCGACGCGCAGAACGTCTATCTAGATGCTGCCAGCGCTTACATTCAGGCGCTGACCGAGCTTGACCAGGCGCGGTATATCCTGCTCCTGCGGACCGGACGGTTGCTCGACACGCTCGGGCTCGAACAAGGGACTGCTACATAG